One region of Leptolyngbya sp. CCY15150 genomic DNA includes:
- a CDS encoding cysteine desulfurase family protein — MNERASTLPKFIYLDYHATTPTDLRVASLMLHYMTEEFGNASSIDHGVGDRAEAAIKQATRHVAHLVGATPRDIIFTSGATESINLAIQGTVRHLERSGTKPRLAISAVEHKAVLDTCEALHKQGRIELITIPVDNQARLDLGQLEQVCTSGVHLLCIMAANNEVGTIYPIEKIAAIAQSYQIPFLCDASQAVGKVPIHFNDWGITMLALSAHKLYGPQGVGALIVRRDQRLEPLLYGGGQQKGLRPGTLNLPGIVGLGEACRLRDEEMAEDERMIGKKRDRLQTLLTENIPGLIVNGDQDNRLAGNLHVSIPGVPNSAVIARLRNKLAISTGSACSSGVESASHVLTAMALSEEVVEGALRIGLGKYSTDNEIESASKLVADFVKQIRSLL; from the coding sequence ATGAACGAGCGAGCAAGTACTCTTCCTAAGTTCATCTATCTGGACTATCACGCGACTACTCCTACAGATCTACGAGTCGCTAGCTTAATGCTGCATTACATGACTGAGGAATTTGGAAATGCCAGCAGCATTGACCATGGGGTAGGCGATCGCGCCGAAGCCGCCATCAAACAAGCCACCCGCCATGTTGCCCACCTAGTTGGAGCTACCCCCCGAGATATCATCTTCACCTCAGGTGCCACCGAAAGCATCAACCTCGCAATTCAAGGCACTGTTCGGCATCTAGAACGATCTGGCACTAAGCCTCGTTTAGCCATTTCTGCCGTTGAGCACAAAGCCGTTCTCGACACCTGCGAAGCTCTCCATAAACAGGGGCGCATAGAACTCATTACTATCCCCGTTGATAACCAAGCCCGTCTTGACCTTGGTCAGCTAGAGCAAGTCTGCACCAGCGGTGTTCACCTGCTCTGTATCATGGCCGCCAACAATGAAGTTGGCACCATTTACCCCATTGAAAAAATCGCTGCGATCGCCCAAAGCTACCAAATCCCCTTCCTCTGCGACGCATCCCAAGCCGTGGGCAAAGTTCCCATCCACTTCAACGACTGGGGCATCACCATGTTAGCCTTGTCAGCCCATAAGCTCTACGGCCCTCAAGGAGTTGGGGCACTCATCGTTCGCCGAGACCAGCGGCTAGAGCCATTACTCTACGGCGGCGGGCAGCAGAAAGGTTTACGCCCTGGAACCCTTAATCTACCGGGTATCGTTGGACTGGGCGAAGCCTGTCGGCTCAGGGACGAGGAGATGGCAGAAGACGAGAGGATGATTGGAAAGAAGCGCGATCGCCTCCAAACACTCCTGACCGAAAACATTCCAGGGCTCATTGTCAATGGTGATCAAGACAACCGCCTCGCTGGGAACCTTCACGTCTCTATTCCAGGCGTTCCTAATAGTGCTGTCATCGCCAGATTGCGGAATAAACTAGCTATTTCGACAGGCTCAGCCTGCTCCTCCGGAGTTGAGTCAGCCTCTCACGTTCTTACAGCCATGGCTCTAAGTGAAGAGGTTGTAGAGGGGGCTCTCCGAATAGGGCTTGGGAAATATTCTACCGATAATGAAATTGAATCTGCATCTAAGCTGGTAGCCGACTTTGTGAAGCAAATTCGTAGTCTGCTCTAA